In Deltaproteobacteria bacterium, the sequence TGAGCGGCGCCAGCAGCCCGTTCGTAATCATCTGGGATCAGGACGTGGTCGGCGGCATCCTGCGCGGCCTGCACGACGGCGGTAGCGGCATCTTCAACATGGCCGGCGACGGCACGCTCACGCTGCGCGAAATTGCGGCACTGTTGCACAGGCCGTACCTCGCGATTCCTCCTGGGCTGATCAGCGGCGCCCTCTGGCTGCTCAAGAAGCTCGGGCTGACGCAGTACGGCCCGGAGCAAGTGAACTTCCTGCGCTATCGCCCGGTGCTGGCCAATCGCCGGCTCAAAGAGGAGTTCGGCTACATCCCGCGCAAGAGCACGCGCGAGGTATTCGAGCTTTTCGTCGAGGCCCGAGGTTATGGCGCGCCGGCGTGACTTCAGCGGCAAGGTGGTCGTTGTCACCGGCGCCGGCGGCGGCTTGGGTGCGGCCTACAGCCGGCGCTTCGCCCAAGCGGGAGCCAAGCTGGCATTGCTGGACGTTAACGCAGCCAATGTCTCCGCGGTTGCTGCCGAGTTGGCAGGGCGCGGTGTCGACTGCCGCGCGCTCCCGTGCGACGTGAGCGACGAAGCTACGTGCCAGGCGGCCATCAACGCCGTAATCGAGCACTTCGGCGGCATCGACGTCTTGATCAACAACGCCGGCATCACGCACCGTAGCGCCTTCGCCGACACCGAGAGCGTGGTCTTTCACAAGGTGATGGCGGTGAACTTCTTCGGCGCGCTGTATTGCACTAAAGCGGCCCTGCCGAGCCTGCGGCGGCGGCAGGGGTTGATCATCGCCATCAGCTCGATCGCCGGCTTTGCCCCCCTGCTCGGGCGCAGCGGTTACGCTGCCGCCAAGCACGCCTGTCAGGGCTTGTTCTCCTCGTTGCGGGCGGAGCTGGCGGGCAGCGGTGTCGACGTGATGATCGTGTGCCCCGGCTTCACCGCCACCGGTATCGGCACCGCTGCACTCGATGGTGACGGCAGCGTCACCCGCCACCCGCAGTCGACCGTGGGCAAAGTGGCCTCGCCCGACAACGTTGCCGCCGCGGTATTGGCCGCGGCCAGTCGCAGCCAACGCCTGCTGGTGCTCACGGCCGTAGGAAAGACCACACTGGTTCTCAACAAGATATTTCCGGCGCTGTACGAGAGGATCATGACCCGCTCGCTGCGGCATGAACTCGAACGACCATCTTAGGCTTACTATCGCCATTCATAAGTAATAAGTGCGCTGACGTATTTTGAAGGGTCTCCTGACCTGAAGCCCTCCCGGGCGCGCAACGCGCCGCTCGCCGTGGCCAGCCCCTGGGCGCGCCCGGAGGTCGCGCTCCACCCTGGGCCGCATCCCAGTTGGGCTGCGGGCGGCAGCCCGCGCTGTCGAAGGGCTCAGCGTGAGCGGGATAATGCTTGCGCCGCAAGGCTTTCCGCTCACCCTGAACTACTATGGCCGAAAGTCTTGGCGTGGCGCGCAGATTTCCCTCCGTCATTCCCGCGAAGGCGGGAATCCATCCGGAGCCCCACCGCCCCTGGATGCCCGCCCCTGGATGCCCGCTTAAGGATTGCGGGCATGACGGAATACCCC encodes:
- a CDS encoding SDR family oxidoreductase — protein: MARRRDFSGKVVVVTGAGGGLGAAYSRRFAQAGAKLALLDVNAANVSAVAAELAGRGVDCRALPCDVSDEATCQAAINAVIEHFGGIDVLINNAGITHRSAFADTESVVFHKVMAVNFFGALYCTKAALPSLRRRQGLIIAISSIAGFAPLLGRSGYAAAKHACQGLFSSLRAELAGSGVDVMIVCPGFTATGIGTAALDGDGSVTRHPQSTVGKVASPDNVAAAVLAAASRSQRLLVLTAVGKTTLVLNKIFPALYERIMTRSLRHELERPS